The Carnobacterium sp. 17-4 genome has a window encoding:
- the rpe gene encoding ribulose-phosphate 3-epimerase — translation MKLAPSILSADFANLARDIQLVEDGGADYIHVDVMDGHFVPNITFGADTVAAIRPVTKLPLDCHLMVEYPENYIKQFAAAGADIITVHPESTPHIHRVIQLIKDQGVKAGIAVNPGTPIESMIHILGVIDLVLVMTVNPGYGGQSFIPEMLKKIKKAKEIKDREGYTYEIQVDGGIGEQTAKQCKEAGATVFVAGSYIYNAEDPLNQMALLMDAVK, via the coding sequence ATGAAATTAGCACCATCTATTTTAAGTGCAGACTTTGCAAATTTAGCAAGAGATATTCAGTTAGTTGAAGATGGAGGTGCAGATTACATTCATGTTGATGTAATGGATGGACATTTTGTACCAAACATTACATTTGGTGCAGATACTGTAGCTGCTATTCGTCCGGTAACAAAGTTGCCGTTGGATTGCCATCTAATGGTAGAGTATCCTGAAAACTACATTAAACAATTTGCTGCGGCAGGTGCGGATATCATTACTGTGCATCCTGAAAGCACACCGCATATTCACCGTGTTATCCAGTTGATAAAAGACCAAGGAGTTAAAGCAGGGATTGCTGTGAATCCCGGAACACCGATTGAATCGATGATACACATATTGGGAGTAATTGATTTAGTTTTAGTGATGACGGTTAATCCCGGTTATGGCGGACAAAGTTTTATTCCTGAAATGCTAAAAAAAATAAAAAAAGCAAAAGAAATAAAAGATAGAGAAGGCTATACTTATGAAATACAAGTTGATGGGGGAATAGGTGAACAGACTGCTAAACAATGTAAAGAAGCGGGAGCGACAGTTTTTGTTGCAGGATCGTATATTTATAATGCAGAAGATCCTTTGAATCAAATGGCCTTATTAATGGATGCGGTAAAATAA
- the rsmB gene encoding 16S rRNA (cytosine(967)-C(5))-methyltransferase RsmB — translation METNQTPEKRNVKKTSRYLAMSILERTDKTGSYSNLLINEAIQKNKLSAADARLLTELVYGVLQRKLTLDFYLSPFLNEDKKIDIWVRNLLRLSIYQMIYLDKIPVHAILFEAVEVAKKKGHVGISKFINGVLRNADRNGFPSVEKIADPIERLSIELSMPRWLVEKFTADIGLEETKKLGESLLRPSHSSARVNEKFLTVEEALEAMEEEGFDVRESVISPVGIVSDGGHFASSPLFQSGQLTIQDESSQLVAPALQLEPHHQVLDACAAPGGKTTHIASYLSAEEGGKVTALDLHEHKVALITENAKRMHVEDVVTAMKLDARNVDQEFSDEQFDRILVDAPCSGLGLMRRKPDIKYTKKEKDLLNLQKIQLGILEKVAPKLKVGGLLVYSTCTIANEENKETVENFLAAHADFEKVSVRTEESLSGCLKDGFLQLYPHDFGTDGFFISCLRKIQN, via the coding sequence ATGGAAACTAATCAAACACCTGAAAAAAGAAATGTTAAGAAAACAAGTCGTTATTTAGCGATGTCGATTTTGGAACGAACAGATAAAACGGGTTCGTATTCGAATTTGTTGATCAACGAAGCCATTCAAAAAAACAAACTAAGTGCAGCTGATGCGCGCTTGTTAACAGAATTGGTATATGGTGTTCTACAGCGTAAATTAACATTGGATTTTTATTTGTCTCCATTTTTAAATGAAGACAAAAAAATTGATATCTGGGTACGAAATCTACTAAGATTGTCAATTTATCAAATGATTTATTTAGATAAAATTCCGGTTCATGCTATTTTATTTGAAGCTGTTGAAGTAGCTAAGAAAAAAGGTCACGTTGGAATCAGTAAGTTTATAAATGGCGTTCTAAGAAATGCTGACCGTAATGGATTTCCTAGTGTTGAGAAGATCGCAGACCCAATTGAACGTTTAAGCATTGAGTTGAGCATGCCAAGATGGCTAGTAGAAAAATTCACTGCAGATATTGGATTAGAAGAAACTAAAAAATTAGGTGAGTCGTTACTTCGTCCGAGCCATTCAAGTGCACGAGTAAATGAGAAGTTTTTGACCGTTGAAGAAGCGTTAGAAGCTATGGAAGAAGAAGGATTTGATGTTCGTGAAAGCGTGATTTCTCCAGTGGGTATCGTCAGTGATGGCGGACACTTTGCTTCTTCACCACTGTTTCAATCTGGACAATTAACGATTCAAGATGAATCTTCTCAATTAGTTGCACCAGCTTTACAACTTGAACCACATCATCAAGTATTGGATGCTTGTGCTGCTCCAGGTGGTAAAACAACGCATATTGCTTCTTATTTATCCGCTGAAGAAGGCGGAAAAGTAACGGCACTTGACCTTCATGAACACAAAGTAGCTTTGATTACCGAAAATGCTAAAAGAATGCATGTAGAAGATGTAGTAACAGCAATGAAGCTAGATGCCAGAAATGTAGATCAAGAGTTCTCAGACGAGCAATTTGACCGTATATTAGTAGATGCACCGTGTTCTGGTCTAGGATTAATGAGACGTAAGCCTGATATCAAGTACACTAAAAAAGAAAAAGATTTATTGAATCTTCAAAAAATACAGCTGGGTATCTTAGAAAAAGTAGCCCCAAAACTAAAAGTAGGTGGACTTTTAGTTTACAGTACATGTACAATAGCAAATGAGGAAAATAAAGAAACAGTCGAGAACTTTTTAGCCGCACATGCTGATTTTGAAAAAGTTTCTGTTAGAACTGAAGAATCGCTATCAGGTTGCCTGAAAGATGGATTTCTTCAACTTTATCCACATGATTTTGGAACAGACGGCTTTTTTATTAGCTGCCTAAGAAAAATACAGAACTAA
- the priA gene encoding primosomal protein N' encodes MVSIAKVIVDVPTMQTNKPYDYRIPTEFEQDIVQGMRVAVPFGQGTRQVQGFVVEITHSTDYEGELKPIVGLMDLTAVLDEEMLLLGKEMARKTYAFQITCYQTMLPAILKAKYEKKIRLIDEIPEDLFFELFKGKNEIKWEEAEERAILPQLIELKKKDAVEVIYEVKNQAKTKKKRMIRANLSFEQFEDEKLTLGKRGPKQHLLLDVLQSLIEQTISVSELTKNTELTASDIRTGEKKGWLTIEEVEVYRDPFKDKTFKKTVSFQLNEGQQNAIQPILKAVTEERTEVFLLKGVTGSGKTEIYLQTIAQTLQNNKSALMLVPEIALTPQMVNHFKGRFGEEVAVLHSGLSVGEKYDEWRKIERGEARVVVGARSSIFAPVKNIGVIIIDEEHEATYKQDENPRYHARDVAIWRANYHNCPVILGSATPSLESRARAQKNVYTLLELPTRVNQKDLPDVEVVDMREELKNANRSSFSILLQEKIRDRIEKKEQIVLLLNRRGYSSFVMCRDCGFVLPCPNCDISLTLHMDTKTMKCHYCGHEENIPHTCPSCKGSKIRYYGTGTQKIEEELRDVLPEAKVIRMDVDTTRKKGAHEKLLASFGNGEADILLGTQMIAKGLDFPNITLVGVLNADTGLGLPDFRASERTFQLLTQVSGRAGRAELTGEVIVQTFNPEHYAIQLAKEHDYDTFYKQEMMLRHRGNYPPYFYTILITTSHEEEIKAAKKMQQIVQHIKPQLQPETIMLGPTPKAVARMNNRYYYQTIIKYKSEPHLKAVLQTILVESQREMAKGLQIAIDSEPINFI; translated from the coding sequence GTGGTTTCAATTGCTAAAGTAATTGTGGATGTTCCAACAATGCAGACGAACAAACCTTATGATTATCGTATTCCTACTGAATTCGAACAAGATATTGTTCAAGGAATGCGTGTGGCCGTTCCGTTTGGTCAAGGAACTAGGCAAGTCCAAGGCTTTGTTGTGGAGATTACTCACTCAACAGATTATGAAGGCGAGTTAAAACCCATTGTTGGTCTAATGGACTTAACAGCGGTTCTTGACGAAGAAATGCTGTTGTTGGGCAAAGAAATGGCACGCAAAACTTATGCTTTTCAAATAACGTGTTACCAAACAATGTTGCCAGCTATATTGAAAGCAAAATATGAAAAAAAAATTCGACTCATTGATGAAATTCCTGAAGACTTATTTTTTGAGCTATTTAAAGGGAAAAATGAGATCAAATGGGAAGAAGCGGAAGAAAGAGCTATCTTACCGCAGTTGATCGAATTGAAGAAAAAAGATGCTGTTGAAGTGATATATGAAGTTAAAAACCAAGCAAAAACAAAGAAAAAAAGAATGATTCGAGCGAATTTATCTTTTGAGCAATTTGAAGATGAAAAACTAACTTTAGGCAAACGCGGTCCAAAACAACACCTTCTTCTAGATGTATTGCAATCATTAATTGAGCAAACAATCAGTGTGAGTGAACTCACTAAAAATACGGAACTTACGGCATCGGATATTCGAACAGGTGAAAAAAAAGGCTGGTTAACTATTGAAGAAGTTGAAGTTTACCGTGATCCATTTAAAGATAAGACCTTTAAAAAAACCGTATCCTTTCAACTGAATGAAGGACAACAAAATGCTATTCAACCTATTTTGAAAGCTGTAACAGAAGAAAGAACGGAAGTATTCTTGCTAAAAGGGGTAACTGGAAGTGGGAAAACAGAAATCTATTTGCAGACCATTGCCCAGACACTTCAAAACAATAAAAGTGCTTTGATGCTCGTACCTGAGATAGCATTGACTCCTCAAATGGTGAATCATTTTAAAGGGCGCTTTGGAGAAGAAGTAGCCGTTTTGCACAGTGGGTTGTCTGTTGGTGAAAAATACGACGAATGGCGAAAAATTGAACGCGGTGAAGCTCGGGTTGTAGTAGGTGCTCGGTCATCAATTTTTGCACCGGTTAAAAATATCGGCGTGATTATTATTGATGAAGAGCACGAAGCTACGTATAAACAAGATGAAAACCCCAGGTATCATGCTAGGGATGTAGCAATATGGAGAGCAAATTACCATAACTGTCCTGTTATTTTAGGAAGTGCTACACCCTCATTAGAGTCGAGAGCCAGAGCGCAAAAAAACGTGTATACATTGTTGGAACTGCCAACACGAGTCAATCAAAAAGACTTACCTGATGTTGAAGTTGTCGATATGAGAGAAGAATTAAAAAACGCTAATCGTAGCAGTTTCTCAATTCTTTTACAAGAAAAGATACGAGACCGAATAGAAAAAAAAGAACAAATCGTTTTACTATTAAATAGACGTGGGTATTCTTCTTTCGTGATGTGTCGAGACTGCGGATTTGTCTTGCCTTGTCCGAATTGCGATATTTCATTAACCTTGCATATGGATACAAAAACAATGAAATGCCATTATTGTGGTCATGAAGAAAATATTCCACATACTTGTCCAAGTTGCAAAGGAAGTAAGATACGCTACTATGGTACTGGAACGCAAAAGATTGAAGAAGAATTAAGAGATGTTTTGCCAGAAGCAAAAGTGATCCGCATGGATGTGGATACGACGCGTAAAAAAGGGGCACATGAAAAGTTGTTAGCTTCTTTTGGAAATGGTGAAGCGGACATTTTATTGGGTACACAAATGATTGCAAAAGGTTTAGATTTCCCCAATATTACTTTGGTGGGTGTTTTGAATGCAGATACAGGATTAGGCTTACCTGATTTTAGAGCGAGTGAGCGGACATTCCAATTGTTAACACAAGTAAGTGGACGTGCTGGAAGAGCTGAATTAACAGGTGAAGTAATCGTTCAAACGTTTAATCCTGAACATTACGCGATTCAGCTAGCTAAAGAACATGATTACGATACATTCTATAAACAAGAAATGATGTTACGACATCGTGGGAATTATCCGCCTTATTTCTATACAATTTTGATTACAACTAGTCATGAAGAAGAAATAAAAGCTGCAAAGAAAATGCAACAAATCGTTCAACACATTAAGCCACAGTTGCAGCCGGAGACCATTATGTTAGGGCCAACACCAAAAGCAGTTGCTCGTATGAACAATCGCTATTATTACCAAACGATTATTAAGTACAAAAGCGAACCGCATTTAAAGGCTGTTTTGCAAACAATTTTAGTGGAATCTCAAAGAGAAATGGCTAAGGGTTTACAAATTGCTATTGACTCGGAGCCCATAAATTTTATCTAG
- the pknB gene encoding Stk1 family PASTA domain-containing Ser/Thr kinase has protein sequence MEIGKKLNGRYKIIGTVGSGGMANVYLARDLILERDVAVKVLRFDFRDDQDTIRRFKREALAATELTHPNIVSVYDVGEEENNQYIVMEYIKGMDLKHYIHSNFPIPYQKVLDIMRQILAAVAEAHNNRIIHRDLKPQNVLIDESGVVKITDFGIAVALSQTSITQTNSLLGSVHYLSPEQARGGMATNQSDIYSLGIILYELLTGNVPFEGESAVSIALKHFQESLPSVKDFDHRIPQPLENVVLKATAKETIDRYRTVQEMASDLATSLSPQRINEPKFVPASLMEKTKVLEPIVPVAPTSLVEGKNPEDKAEQKDKPKNEEAKEKKPKKKKRKIIWLTLLLLLLIVAGSVVAFALTAPKDISVPDVVGLSEDEAEEVLSEAKLQISKTIVETSEDVEEGLVTRTDPETGASVKEETDVNLYISSGKETVSFKDYTGEPYEEVRAELIDQGFDTERVDASSDTYPEGTIIEQSVAEDDEVVPSETTVTLTVSTGEAMFEMKDLAGYSEKGVQDYASENGLTVTINEEYSEEISEGQVISQDPSAGALLSSGSSFSVVISLGKAPEQKFSKTVTIPYAEPKIEEPDESSSESGSQEPTPVPNEIIIYIQDKEHSLENEFQKFTITEDFETVIPFVLQEDEVGTYRIERDGEIIEENTNVTPE, from the coding sequence ATGGAAATAGGTAAAAAATTAAATGGACGTTATAAAATAATTGGTACGGTCGGCTCAGGTGGTATGGCAAATGTTTATCTTGCCAGAGACCTAATTCTAGAACGAGATGTGGCTGTTAAGGTCTTGCGTTTTGATTTCAGAGATGATCAAGATACCATTCGCCGCTTTAAGCGAGAAGCATTGGCTGCCACCGAATTAACTCATCCTAATATTGTTAGTGTGTATGATGTTGGAGAAGAAGAAAATAATCAATACATTGTTATGGAATACATTAAAGGAATGGATTTGAAGCATTACATCCACAGCAACTTCCCTATTCCTTATCAAAAAGTTCTTGATATTATGAGACAAATTTTGGCAGCTGTGGCAGAAGCGCATAATAATCGGATTATTCATAGAGATTTAAAACCGCAAAATGTTTTAATCGATGAATCAGGTGTCGTGAAAATAACTGACTTTGGTATAGCAGTAGCGTTATCACAAACGTCGATTACTCAAACAAATTCTTTGTTAGGGTCGGTTCATTACCTTTCTCCAGAACAAGCAAGAGGAGGAATGGCGACTAATCAATCCGATATCTATTCATTAGGGATTATTTTATATGAATTGTTAACAGGAAATGTTCCATTTGAAGGCGAATCAGCTGTATCAATCGCGTTAAAACATTTTCAAGAATCTCTCCCTTCAGTGAAGGATTTTGATCATCGAATTCCGCAACCTTTAGAGAATGTTGTTCTTAAAGCAACAGCAAAAGAAACAATTGACAGATACCGTACGGTACAAGAAATGGCTTCTGATTTAGCGACTTCATTATCACCGCAAAGAATCAATGAACCGAAATTTGTTCCAGCGAGTTTAATGGAAAAAACAAAAGTATTGGAACCGATTGTTCCGGTAGCGCCTACTAGTTTGGTAGAAGGAAAAAACCCAGAAGATAAAGCAGAACAAAAGGATAAACCAAAAAACGAGGAGGCAAAAGAAAAAAAGCCTAAGAAGAAAAAGAGAAAAATTATTTGGCTAACACTATTATTGCTTTTACTGATTGTTGCCGGAAGTGTGGTTGCATTTGCACTTACAGCTCCAAAAGACATCTCAGTTCCAGATGTAGTAGGGCTGTCGGAAGATGAAGCTGAAGAGGTACTTTCAGAAGCTAAATTACAAATCAGTAAGACTATCGTAGAGACAAGTGAAGACGTTGAAGAGGGACTGGTTACAAGAACGGATCCCGAAACAGGTGCCAGTGTTAAAGAAGAGACTGATGTTAATTTATATATCAGTTCTGGAAAAGAGACAGTTTCTTTTAAAGACTATACAGGTGAACCCTATGAAGAGGTCAGAGCAGAATTGATTGATCAAGGCTTCGATACTGAACGAGTTGATGCCAGCAGTGATACTTATCCAGAAGGCACAATTATTGAACAAAGTGTAGCTGAAGATGACGAAGTGGTTCCAAGCGAAACGACAGTAACATTGACTGTAAGTACCGGCGAAGCAATGTTTGAAATGAAAGATTTGGCAGGATATTCTGAAAAAGGTGTACAAGACTATGCTAGTGAAAATGGTTTGACGGTTACTATTAATGAAGAATACTCTGAAGAAATTTCAGAAGGTCAAGTGATATCACAAGATCCTTCTGCAGGAGCATTGTTATCAAGTGGCTCGTCATTCTCCGTTGTTATCTCTTTAGGTAAGGCACCGGAACAAAAATTTTCTAAAACGGTAACCATACCGTATGCTGAACCAAAAATAGAAGAACCTGATGAATCAAGTTCTGAAAGTGGCTCGCAAGAACCAACACCTGTACCTAATGAAATTATCATCTATATCCAAGACAAAGAGCATTCTTTAGAAAATGAATTTCAGAAGTTCACAATTACCGAAGATTTTGAAACAGTTATACCATTTGTTCTTCAAGAAGACGAAGTAGGTACGTATCGAATTGAACGTGATGGAGAAATTATAGAAGAAAATACTAATGTAACTCCTGAATAA
- a CDS encoding thiamine diphosphokinase, with protein sequence MGHLAIMVGGPYERVPVIKNNQSEELIWIGVDRGALRLLGQGIVPKIALGDFDSVTEEELEKIKKEIVDVRVYKAEKDETDTELAVQIAFDEFKPDSVSIYGATGGRMDHLLNNIYMIFQPKLLNHAAKIRLIDVQNTILYFLPGTHTIVKEQDKKYLAFTCLSPVEKLSIKDAKYQLTDADFSHPISLASNEFITDTVNFSFASGMIAVIQSKD encoded by the coding sequence ATGGGACATTTAGCAATTATGGTCGGTGGACCTTATGAGCGCGTTCCAGTAATAAAAAATAATCAATCAGAAGAACTTATTTGGATTGGTGTTGATAGAGGGGCCTTACGATTATTGGGGCAAGGAATTGTTCCTAAGATCGCCCTTGGAGATTTTGATTCAGTCACAGAGGAAGAATTAGAAAAAATAAAAAAAGAAATTGTAGATGTTCGAGTTTACAAAGCAGAAAAAGATGAGACCGATACAGAGCTGGCTGTCCAAATAGCTTTTGACGAATTCAAGCCAGATAGTGTCTCTATTTATGGAGCAACTGGTGGAAGAATGGATCATTTATTAAACAACATTTATATGATTTTTCAACCTAAACTACTCAATCATGCTGCTAAAATACGTCTAATAGATGTCCAAAATACTATCTTATACTTTTTGCCAGGTACTCATACCATAGTGAAAGAACAAGATAAAAAATATCTCGCATTTACTTGCCTATCTCCTGTGGAAAAATTATCTATAAAAGATGCCAAATATCAATTAACTGATGCGGATTTTTCTCATCCGATTTCCTTGGCAAGTAATGAATTTATTACAGATACAGTAAATTTTTCCTTTGCATCTGGAATGATAGCTGTTATTCAAAGCAAAGACTAA
- the rsgA gene encoding ribosome small subunit-dependent GTPase A — protein MPEGQIRKALSGFYYVYYKGETYQTRGRGNFRKRELTPLVGDYVLFESGNLKEGVVQELLPRKNELVRPPVANVDIGIVVMSAIEPNFSTNLLDRFLVTLESKGIQAIIYISKIDLLTDELLQQLKEKERAYEKIGYPIIVPEQDDNKKSLEELTSYFPNKLSVFMGQSGAGKSTLLNSIAPDLELKTAEISSSLGRGKHTTRHVELLPLYEGLVADTPGFSSIDFLELEAEELSACFPDFVEVQDDCRFRGCMHKKEPGCQVKKEVELNMIPAYRYQHYLQFLDEIESRKPRYDNKHKK, from the coding sequence TTGCCGGAAGGTCAAATCAGAAAAGCATTAAGTGGTTTTTATTATGTATACTATAAAGGAGAAACCTATCAAACAAGGGGAAGAGGGAACTTTCGAAAAAGGGAACTAACGCCTTTGGTTGGTGATTATGTCTTATTTGAAAGTGGCAATTTAAAAGAGGGTGTAGTACAAGAACTGTTACCTAGGAAAAATGAATTGGTCCGTCCGCCTGTGGCCAATGTGGATATCGGTATTGTAGTAATGTCAGCTATTGAACCTAATTTTTCAACAAATTTATTAGATCGTTTTTTGGTTACTTTAGAGAGTAAAGGAATCCAAGCCATTATCTATATCAGTAAAATTGATTTGTTAACGGATGAATTGTTGCAACAATTAAAAGAAAAAGAGCGAGCTTATGAAAAAATAGGGTATCCCATTATTGTACCTGAACAAGATGACAATAAAAAATCTTTAGAGGAATTAACCTCTTATTTCCCTAATAAATTGTCTGTTTTTATGGGCCAATCTGGTGCAGGGAAATCAACATTGCTGAACAGTATTGCACCTGATTTAGAACTGAAAACAGCTGAAATTTCAAGCTCTCTTGGTAGAGGGAAACATACGACTAGACACGTGGAATTATTGCCTTTGTATGAAGGATTAGTTGCTGATACTCCTGGTTTTAGTTCAATCGATTTTCTAGAACTTGAAGCAGAAGAACTATCGGCATGCTTTCCTGACTTTGTTGAAGTGCAAGATGACTGTCGATTTAGAGGGTGTATGCATAAAAAAGAGCCAGGGTGTCAAGTGAAAAAAGAAGTAGAATTAAATATGATACCAGCATACCGTTACCAACATTATTTGCAATTTTTAGATGAAATTGAAAGTCGTAAACCAAGATATGACAATAAACATAAGAAATGA
- the fmt gene encoding methionyl-tRNA formyltransferase — translation MIKIVFMGTPAFSVPILEALIDSEYEVIAVVTQPDRPVGRKKILTASPVKAAAVQHGLPVFQPEKISGSPEMEALIALEPDLIITAAFGQFLPQKLLSVPKYGAINVHASLLPKYRGGAPVHYALMKGEKETGVSIMYMEKKMDAGDILSQKALEITRNDDVGTLFDRLSALGKDLLMDTLPKLLAGDIMPVKQNEEEVTYSPNIKREEELVDWTKTAAEVDYQVRGMRPWPVAYTLLEGNRLKLWDVTPTEEKTTAVPGTIIRIEKEAIYIACGDQTVVKINEVQPAGKSKMTVMAFLSGVGSQLKVGEKVGSNGN, via the coding sequence ATGATAAAAATCGTATTTATGGGAACTCCTGCTTTTTCAGTTCCAATTTTAGAAGCATTGATTGATTCGGAGTATGAAGTGATAGCAGTGGTCACTCAACCGGATAGACCGGTAGGAAGAAAGAAAATCTTGACGGCTTCACCTGTTAAGGCAGCTGCTGTTCAACACGGTTTGCCCGTTTTTCAACCAGAAAAAATTTCGGGTTCTCCTGAAATGGAGGCACTGATCGCTCTTGAACCAGACCTGATCATTACTGCAGCGTTTGGTCAATTTCTACCACAAAAATTATTATCTGTTCCTAAATATGGCGCGATCAATGTACATGCTTCTTTGTTGCCTAAGTATCGTGGTGGCGCTCCAGTCCACTATGCTCTTATGAAAGGCGAAAAAGAGACGGGTGTTTCTATTATGTATATGGAGAAAAAAATGGATGCAGGAGATATCCTCTCACAAAAAGCTTTAGAAATTACTCGGAATGACGATGTTGGAACGTTATTTGATCGTTTAAGTGCCTTAGGTAAAGACTTATTAATGGATACTTTGCCTAAGTTATTGGCTGGAGATATCATGCCAGTAAAGCAAAATGAAGAGGAAGTTACTTATTCGCCAAACATTAAACGTGAAGAAGAATTGGTGGATTGGACTAAAACAGCAGCCGAAGTCGATTATCAAGTTCGTGGCATGCGCCCTTGGCCAGTAGCGTATACTTTATTAGAAGGAAACAGACTGAAGTTATGGGATGTGACACCTACTGAAGAAAAAACAACAGCAGTTCCCGGAACCATTATACGGATTGAAAAAGAAGCGATCTATATAGCTTGTGGGGATCAGACAGTTGTAAAAATAAATGAAGTTCAACCAGCTGGTAAAAGTAAAATGACTGTCATGGCTTTTTTAAGTGGAGTAGGCAGCCAACTAAAAGTTGGAGAAAAGGTAGGGTCAAATGGAAACTAA
- a CDS encoding Stp1/IreP family PP2C-type Ser/Thr phosphatase produces MEVVFRSDTGKKRKNNQDFAGYFINKQKITLAILCDGMGGHRGGDVASEMAVSHLGHSWEESDVHNAEQITQWMLTRISRENKRILEKSREFSDLEGMGTTLVATAVVEQEFVIANIGDSRGYHYTEGRLSQVTEDHSLVNELVKSGEISSEDAENHPRKNVLTRSLGVTDEIDIDVTILPALPNDQMLLCSDGLTNMVEDQDIKEILSTKKPLEEKVETLVTMANERGGYDNITIILVQTNTEGRDSIHGNR; encoded by the coding sequence ATGGAAGTTGTATTTCGCAGTGATACCGGCAAGAAGAGGAAAAACAATCAAGATTTCGCCGGTTATTTTATAAATAAACAAAAGATTACGTTGGCAATTTTGTGTGATGGAATGGGTGGACATAGAGGTGGCGATGTGGCTAGTGAAATGGCCGTTTCGCATTTAGGGCATTCATGGGAAGAATCAGATGTACACAATGCTGAGCAGATTACTCAATGGATGTTAACACGCATTAGTCGTGAAAATAAACGTATTCTTGAAAAGTCACGCGAATTTTCTGATTTAGAAGGAATGGGAACAACACTTGTTGCAACAGCAGTTGTAGAACAAGAATTTGTGATTGCAAATATTGGCGACAGCAGAGGGTACCACTATACTGAAGGTCGTTTAAGCCAAGTGACGGAAGACCATTCATTAGTCAATGAACTAGTTAAAAGTGGAGAAATTTCTTCAGAAGACGCTGAAAACCATCCTAGAAAGAATGTATTGACTCGTTCTTTAGGTGTTACAGATGAGATTGATATTGACGTAACAATTTTACCGGCCTTACCTAACGACCAGATGTTGCTCTGTTCAGATGGATTGACGAATATGGTTGAAGATCAAGACATAAAAGAAATTTTAAGTACCAAAAAACCACTAGAAGAAAAAGTTGAAACGCTAGTTACTATGGCTAATGAGCGTGGAGGTTACGATAATATAACAATCATATTAGTTCAGACAAATACAGAAGGGAGGGATAGCATTCATGGAAATAGGTAA
- the def gene encoding peptide deformylase, which produces MSVLPILTYPNALLTTPTKEVEEITDEIIQLLEDMHDTMIANDGIGIAAPQVSSNLRLALVEIDEESGLFEMINPQIVQSTGETIDVEGCLSFPEVYGTIKRADTIVLRFYDRNGDEFEVEADDYLARAFQHELEHLDGKLFTDKIIQKIKPEDLESYMEANLE; this is translated from the coding sequence ATGTCCGTACTACCAATATTAACTTACCCAAATGCACTACTGACTACTCCTACAAAAGAAGTAGAGGAAATTACAGATGAAATCATCCAATTATTAGAAGATATGCATGATACCATGATTGCAAATGATGGTATTGGAATTGCGGCTCCACAAGTAAGCAGCAATCTTAGACTGGCTTTAGTAGAAATTGACGAAGAATCAGGATTGTTTGAAATGATCAATCCACAAATTGTACAATCAACAGGTGAAACTATTGATGTAGAAGGTTGTTTGAGTTTTCCAGAAGTATACGGGACAATAAAAAGAGCCGATACTATCGTGTTAAGATTTTATGACCGTAATGGAGATGAATTTGAAGTGGAAGCTGATGATTATCTTGCGCGTGCATTCCAGCATGAGTTGGAACACTTAGATGGCAAGTTATTTACAGATAAGATTATTCAAAAAATTAAACCCGAAGATTTAGAAAGTTATATGGAGGCGAATCTAGAATGA
- the rpmB gene encoding 50S ribosomal protein L28, translating to MAKECVITGRKARSGNNRSHAMNKSKRTWGANLQKVRIMVDGTPKKVWVSARALKSGKVARV from the coding sequence ATGGCTAAAGAATGTGTAATTACAGGACGTAAAGCAAGAAGCGGAAATAACCGCTCTCACGCTATGAACAAATCAAAACGTACTTGGGGTGCTAACTTACAAAAAGTTCGTATCATGGTTGACGGAACACCTAAAAAAGTTTGGGTATCTGCTCGAGCACTTAAATCTGGTAAAGTTGCACGCGTATAA